Proteins encoded by one window of Mercenaria mercenaria strain notata chromosome 4, MADL_Memer_1, whole genome shotgun sequence:
- the LOC123553582 gene encoding ganglioside GM2 activator-like has translation MSVLKLMLVLVLLSLSQAYNHFALTDCSSNSNSLLTINGHLLEYPIEIPGHVRVSSTVDIHRPIRAGHLRLDATIQKWIVFDYFTLPCISWVGSCSYDVCDLLSWFDDRGCPWQLESNNFPCTCPFNNGTYTLDPHPFYIPEVRGPWQWIAYGDFRVIGSLIDEDTSEEVACYSLEFAVEIAPTSWGWW, from the exons ATGAGTGTTTTAAAATTGATGCTCGTGTTAGTTTTGCTAAGTTTATCGCAGGCTTATAATCACTTCGCTCTTACAGACTGCA GTTCTAACAGCAACAGTTTACTGACAATAAACGGACATCTACTGGAATATCCGATTGAAATACCGGGTCATGTCCGAGTCTCAAGCACAGTAGACATCCACAGACCAATCAGAGCCGGACATTTGAGACTGGATGCTACAATACAGAAATGGATAGTTTTTGATTACTTCACTCTGCCATGTATTTCCTGGGTTGGAAGCTG ctcGTATGACGTCTGTGACCTACTGTCTTGGTTTGATGACCGTGGTTGTCCTTGGCAGCTGGAGTCCAATAATTTTCCATGCACTTGCCCGTTTAACAATGGGACATACACTCTTGATCCACATCCGTTTTACATACCGGAAGTAAGAGGACCCTGGCAATGGATAGCTTAT GGTGATTTCCGTGTGATAGGCAGTCTTATTGATGAAGACACCTCAGAGGAAGTAGCTTGTTACAGTTTGGAATTCGCAGTTGAGATTGCCCCGACCTCCTGGGGCTGGTGGTAG